CTGGTGTTTTCTGACGGAACCATCAGCCTTTAGTGCAGTTGTGTGCTCTTTCCTGGCAAAACAACGTTAAGACAGTAATCGACGTTGTTCATCGCAGAGCTTAATTCCAATCTATTTCACCTTGATATCGCTCAGGTGAGGGGCGATCGCCCCAGGCCACAAAACCGAGAACATCAACTCTTGGCAGTACCCGTGATCTTGATCACTTTAAGGGCTGAGATGAATCAGAGATTACGCTGACTCGTATCACGCTAACATCTGTCCAAGATCATTCAGAATTCCACGGAATATCACCCTGCTAAGCCGCATAACCATAGATGATTAGAGATAGGTATCAACGCTATCAGCACTTATGGAATCTCAGTACTGAGATGTTATAGATGTGGTCAGGGTGTAGGACTGTTGGATTGCAAGAATTGACCTGGGATTGATCTAGGCGGCAACGACTGAAAACTGATGTCAAAATTCAATTCCCAAAATAAGCTAGAACCAATTCTTAAGCCTGACATCCTCAAATTTGTATTTCGTCTTACGCATGTTCTGTTCTAGCGATCGCTCCGAATCTAGTTGCTCTAAAAATGTTTGATCTCGCCAGCTCCTAGATCTTTAAAGTCTACTCTCGAACCATGCACACTGACGCCGCATCATCCCTCAATCAATGTATTCAGAAGCTAACTTGGGCATTAGAGTCACTCAATGCTGTTGTCCACCACTCTGTAGCTTTAGACATATCAAGCTTGATCATTCAAGCCATGAGTGGCCCTTGGCGGCATTATCATACGCCCCAACATGTGTTTGAACTATGCAATTCAGATGATCCCATTGAAGTATTAGCGGCGCTGTTTCATGACATCGTTTATGTGCAGGTCGATGGGCATATTCACCTCAATCTTTCCTTTTACTTAGCGCCCTACATTAAACAGACTGGTAGAAAAATTGTGCTTCGCCAAGCGGGCGATATGCCCAAAAACCTTGAGGTAGACATCGTCATGTCTATCTTCGGTGTTTGCCCTGGCGACGATCTGCTGCCCCATATGGGACAAAATGAGTTTTTGAGTGCCCTAGTTGCTGCTCGTATCTTAAAACCGTTACTGCCGCTATCGCAGATTGCTGAGGTCGTGACCTGTATTGAAGCCACGATTCCCTTCCGAGCACCCGAAGCAGAGGGGATAACGGCGATCGCCAGTTTGCAACACCGACTCACCGAAACGAGCGATCGCTTTGCCTTGACTCTCTCCGCTCAGGAAATTGAAACCACAATGCTGAGAGCGGTTCGACTCGCCAATCGCGACCTTAGCGGCTTCGCCACACCATCGCCTGCGATTTTTCTGGATAATACTTGGAGTCTGCTACCGGAGTTTAATCACGCCCTCAAAAATCAGTTCTCCTATACCGTGCGCGACTATCGGATGGCGCTGCATAAGATGGAGGTCTTTCTCAACTATCTTTCACCCCATGATATTTTCCATCAGTTTCAGGCAGAACCTACCGATGAAATCTATCGGAAATGGATCGAAACCGCAAACTACAACCTCTCTGTCGGACGGCTTTACATGGGGAGCAAACTGGTCAGTATTGCGATTCTCGAAGCGTTGGCGGCTCGATATGGATTGAATACCCAGTTGTCTACATTTATGGGGGATTTGCCATCGGGTTCAGTTCGCCCACCGCAACTATCGGATTTTCTCCCCACTGTGCCTAAGCCGTATCAGCCGCGTACAGATGTAGAGCGGGATGTGATGGTGTTTTTAGAGGTTGGCCGACATCGCGACACCGATTACGATGTGCCCAATTCCCCCCTCTCCACCTTCTTGGTCAAAGAGCTAGGGTTTCAAGAGATGCAGCGGCAATTGCAAGACGCCAAACGGTTCTTCCAAGGGGAACTATCGTCAGAGCATTTTCTCCTAGGATTCCGGTCTGATCTCATTGCCATCATCACCTACGCCATTTTTGAATTAATGAAAACTAGACTGCGATCGCTCATTTTTGGTGCGGGGGCGATTCAAAAAGCGTAGAACTCCCCCAGGACTTTATAAACTTTTCTGTGTTTGTCATAACATTTTTGTATTTTTCGGATAGAGACAAGGGAGAGTGTCACCCTAAAAGTAGGTCTGACTACTTTAGGTATACAGAAGCGAGAACAGTATGGATACTAACGACTTAGCTCGACAAAAACTGGCCGAACAGCGTCAACAGGAAGACCAGCGCGAAGAGTCAATGCGGACTCGTTCGGAAGAGGAACTCCAAGGTTCAGAGAATCATTTAGATGAAGAAGCACGGGAGCATTTAGCCCAGCAACGGCAGCAGGACGATCAGCGCCAAGAGTCTCTATTACAACGTTCTGAAGAGGAAGTTGGCCTGTAGTCACCTCCGGTTCCAATAGCATCAAAGGGCGATCGCCGTTCCGATGATGTAAAGGAGAGCGATTGCCTCAGATGCTTACAATCTTGCGTCTGGCCTCCGCTGCGTAGCCGTTTCTAGGGTCTCACTTGTTGTGGGTAAGGGAAGCTGCGTTTGAAATCGACTAAAAACGATGTCACCCCAGTTCCAGGAGGCATACCAGTAGAGATCCTGCTTAACGGTGCGGTACTTGGGATGATCCGACCAGTGTACCTGCACTACCCCTAGATTGGCCTCCCCCACCACCTCTGGCCCTTCCTGCATCCAGCGATTGCGCCAAAGGCCTAAGAGCCATTGCTTGAATCGGCTACTCCGCTTGGGCTGTAGACTCAAAACCCACGAGACAGAACGGCGAAACAGTTGGGCAGGGGGACGACGAATCCACTCAATGCGGTAGTGCCAGTCCGGGGGCACTTCACACTGGGTCAAGGCCATCGCTCGCTCTACCCCCACCTGACGCTGCGTTTTGAGGCGAAATTTCTGAATCGTCGGCGGTTTGCCCGGAGCCTGCCGTTTCATCCACCAAACCAATCCTTGAATCGTCTGGATTTCGATCTGCTCGGCGCGATCGCTCCATCCCATCAGTTCGCGATCGCCCTCTGGAACTAAGCATTTCAGCTTGGTATGCACGGCACGGGTTTTCCATTCGGCGTTCTTCAACGCGCTGGAGGTGAGTTGGGTCAACACATGGGCAGTCGTTTTGCCGGACTCATACCACCAGTAGTTGAGCCGCACCATCGCCCCATAGTGGATATCACCAGAGAGAATTACCACCTGTTCGCGTTGGGCAAAAAGGGTTTTCAGAAACCGTGAGAAAGCTGATTTATGGATATTCCAGGCATCGCCGACATCGTTGTCGAACACGTTGCCCTGATGCAGTTGACGATGCTGCACCCAGTCGATTACTTGCAGACTGACAAGGTTGGTCGGAGCCACCAGAATAGTGAGATCAATCGAGGTCTGTCCTTCAGCATTGAGGCGATCGCTCTCATCTAGGGCATCCTTAACCTGCGCTTGAAATGCTGACGGGCTGAGCAACATGGGCGGGGCGATCGCTTGGTCGTTGGATGGATAGCCGCGCCACGTTCGGGTATCTAGCACAATCACCTCATGGCGATCGCTCCGTACCGTATAGTACCAGCGCAACGATTCTGGGGCATGGTCGAGAATCCAAACGTCACCCTCTAGCCGCAGCAAGGGCAATCCAGTAGCAGGATCAGAGGGCGGCAATCCCAAATACTGGGCGATCGCCCGTCCGGTTTCTAAATCCAGGCTCTCGGACGCACACCACTGTTCCGCCGCGCAGAGAAGCTTTTCACCAATTTGACCCGATTCAAACTGCTCTGGCGTATTGCCCCATCCTTGACATAGGGTATAGGCCAGTAATCCATTTTGAACGGTTCGATAGCCTAGGGGTTTACCCAACACTCGCAAGCACCACGCCTGGTTCAAATACCAGTCGTCGCTAATGTCATGATCGTCAAAGATCATGTACGTCGGCACGTTGGCAAGGGCACGACGCACTTTCCACAGCATTTTTGCGAAATTTTCAATGCCGATAGATTCTCGTTTCCATTCTTTGCGCTGCCGATGATCAAGATGGATATCCTCACCCCTCGGAACCCCCGACCACAGCACCGGAGACCACGACAGGAGATAGGTTGTGCAGTATTCACCAAAACTGAAGAGATGACTATCGGCATAGTCGGCCTTATTCCGAATGCCAGCCGTAAATCCCCCCTGCTGGGCGGCGATTGCACTACGGTGGCCGGGAGGCAAATCTGATGGATGCAGATGGGAAGGAGTCCGTCCGGGATGTAGCGGAAGTTGTTCCTGCCAACCTAAAAGGGTGGTTGCGGCATCTTGCGTGATGTACAGCATGGGATCTGCCACATCATCGCCGTAGATTTGATCTCCCGTAAAGAAAAGCTGATGCGGACGTTGATTGGGTTGATCGGCACTCGCCCCAATGAGGTCATCTAAAATGGGCAACGTATCTTGACCGTAGCCATGAATTTTTCGACACGATCCGTGAACAATTCGAAGCTGCTCAATGTCTTGTGGGGGCAGAGCAAAGGTCGGTAATCCGTGTTCAAAGTAGCTCATGCTGATTGGAGACTCTCCTGAACCGTGCAGCGCTTCCCGTAGCGTTTGATTCGGGGATGGGTCAGAACAGGTGAAGGCTAAATCATAGGCATAAATCTGTCCGGGATGAAGCGTAGAATCGGCGTCAGATTGGTTTGGAGGGGCGATCGCCGTTACAGCTACAAGGTGCAAATGCTGCCCCAAGGCGATAGTCTGTCGTGAGCCTTGCAGAATCCGACGGGTAATCACTTGTCCCGCTTCATCCGTTGCATACACGGTGAGCGTCACCCCCCACGACTCTCGGAGCGCGACCCACACCGTCACCCGCTCTGGTTCAGTACGCCGCAGAATCGGCCCAGCCAGAACGAGCGGCAGAGAGGAGAGGCGATCGCGCAAAGGAAGCCAGACCATAGGGAATAGCGAAGGGTTGAGAGGATCTACCGTCACTATAGGGGGAAACTAGGACTGATCACGTCCCTCCCAGGGGCGAACCCATCCAGCAATGTTCACCGTCTAATCCCCACCGACGCTGATATTGGTACCATAGACCTGAGCGTTGGTCAGGGTAATACCATCGACCGATGCCCCCGTCACATCCGCGTGGTACATCGTGACATCCGTAAAGTCTACGCTATTCAGGTTGGCATCCGTCATCACAGCGTTTGTTAGGAATGCGCCTGCTAAATTGGCACCTTCTAAATTCGCACCGGCCAGGTCTGCGCCCTCTAGGTTAGTACGTGATAGGTTAGTGCCTTGTAAATTGGCCTCGCGCAAGTCTGCACCAATGAGGTGAGCCCCCGTTAAATCTGCATTTTCTAAATCACACACGTAGCACGCTCCGGTGCGAAGCAATTGCTCAACGTGATCCGGATTTTCAGCTCGCGCTGGAGCAGCAACAAAGAGTGTTGGAACCAGCGCAGCAAGGGTCAAGAAGATAATGCGTTTCATAAACGGCTGCTCCTTCAAACGATCTGCGCACTAGCAAGGATCTACACGAAGGAAAGATTTGATTTCGCAAAGCGATCGCCGTCTTCTAAATCAATGGGTCTTCTAAATCAATGGGATGGAAGGGACTGATGGGAAGTAAGCCGACGATCCACTAACGTTCCTACAACGTAGATCTCGCTTTCTTATGCTTCTATTGTCGCTAAAAAGACTTAGCAGCACATCTATCGTCCGGGTGAATATTCACAAAAAATAACGACCCACGCATGACTCAAGCTTGCAACCTACGCCCCAATCACGTATTTCTGCCATTCCTGATGAGTGCCACTCTTGATGTGTTTTGTGACCTCAAAATACAGACTGCTGTGGGGACGGTGCGGCGCGTGGCGCAGGAGCATGTTGGCCTCTCTAGGCGTCCGATTTCCCTTTTTAACGTTGCACCGTACGCAAGCGGTGACAATATTTTCCCAGGTATCGTTCCCCCCGCGCGATCGCGGCACAACATGATCCAGCGTCAGGTCATCACCGCTATAGCCACAGTATTGACAAGAGTGCCCATCGCGGTGAAGAATGTTTCTCCGGGTCAAGGGAATTTCCTTATACGGCACACGTACATAGTGCCGTAGGCGAATCACCGTAGGAAGGGGAAAATCAGCGTAAACAATCTTACCGTTATGCTCGACTTGCTCTGCTTTACCTTTAATGAGAAGCACAATCGCTCGACGCCAGCTGGTGATGTTGAGCGGCTCGTAGGAAGCATTCAGCACCAGAACCTTACTCATTGATGTTAGTTCAGTCTGTCGTTATATAAGGGACGTAACGATTTTTCCAGATGGTAACACAGCTAAAACCGGATCTGGACGGACGGACATGAAAGACCTTGGAACTTTGATCCCTAACTCTAAATTGAAGGGTGTCTCGTTTGATGGTGTGGGATCCGCGATCGCCCGATAGTCGTTCTGCTGCGGTCTCGTTAGAATGCAGGGAAGACGCTACTTACAATTGCCTATGACGGTCAGTCTCGCCCAGTACGAAACTCTTCTCGCCGACTACAGCAGCCAATCAGGGGCGATCGCTGTACTCCGCAAGTACCGTCCCTACCTGGAAAAGGTGCCCAGTATGCGGCGACCGAAAGACAGCCTGATCTCGATCCCGCTGCCGTTAGTCCGGGTGCATCGCAGATTGGGATTGTCTGAGCAAGTCTTGGAGGCCGTGCGTCTGCCCTGCGACACCGCAATTCTTATGTGTGACCCAGAGTGGAAAATCAAAACTGGGGTTGAAATTTTTGTCTTTATCCACCGTCCCCATGAGGATTTTTCTGAACTCTTGGATCGGTGGCGGCAAACTCAGATCATTATGGAGCGCGGATACGAATGGGTGATGCCCCAGCGCTATCGCCACATTCTCAATGAGGGGGCTGAGGAAGCTTTTCCGTTATTCGTTGTCTTCCCGCAAACCCCGGAGCGGATTCGGAAAGGGTTGAAGGGAGCGTATCTACCCGTGATTATGGAATCTGTGTCAACGGCTGATGCAGAGGAGGAGGAGGATTTGGAGCTAGAGTCCGAAGCAGCGCTGTCCGTGGACTCGTCCAAGCTGGATACGGCCCAAGAGGAGTAGATGATGTCTGGTGGTTTCTAGGATGCGATCGCCCATTGGCTGAGGAGGCATTAAAAGATTGATCTGTCTCTATTCAAAACGCAGAGCAAATCGATAGTAGCTCATTCCCTTCCCCAGACGTGCTGGAAACCACGGCAGCAGGCGCGATCGCCGCTATGTGGAATATGAACCATTGCTATCCATTGCTTGACGGGTTTTAGAAGTTAAGCGAAACTGATTATAAGCTGAGGTAACCCCTCAGTATTTCAACAATTTTTCTTAACAAGAACGCTTTTCGTTACAGATTGTAAACGAAAGGAATCGTGTCAGCGCAGTGAACGAGGTTTGGGTGTCCAAGCTTATCACTCGCCACCATTCGTGTAGGAACGCTCGAAGGTTAACGAGTCGCATGGAAACACTGGAATTCATCATTCATCCAGACGGTCGTGTTCAGGAAAAGGTGACAGGTATTCAAGGCTCATCTTGTGCTGAAGTGACGGCTGCTCTTGAACAACAGTTGGGTATTGTGATCAAGCAAGACACTACCTCGGAATACTATAACCAGCCCTCTGTGCAGGCTGTGTCCGAGTCAACCTACGCTACGCGCAGTGAGTGGTAATCCAGCTCAGGTTTTATCTAGATTTTTCGATTTTGTAAATGTCACGCTATTGAAAGAGTCCTCATGTCGCACTTTAGCCAAATCAAAACTCAGCTTCGAGATCTGACGTCGTTGCAATCCGCGTTAACCGATGTCGGTATTGACTGGAAGGCAGGCCCCCAGGAAATTCGCGGATATCAAGGCCAAACCCATGCTGCCGCGATCGCCATTGAGCAAGACAATGGATACGACATCGGCTTTAGCTGGAATGGTCAAGAGTACGAACTCGTCGCCGATCTCCAATACTGGCAGCAGCCCTTGTCTGTTCAAGGCTTTTTGAACCAGATCTCCCAACGCTACGCCTTCCATACTGTGATGACCGAAACCACTCGTCAGGGCTTTCAACTCACGGAACAACAGCAGAATCCCGACGGTTCTATTCGTCTTGTGCTTCAACGCTGGAGTGCTTAATCCTGCATTCACTCGCTAAATCAAGTTCAAGAGCAGAAGGGGGCAGCATGCTGTGCCCTTTTGTTTTAGGTCATAACTGACGGATGAAGCAACTATGACAGATACTTTGTATCCCGAATCAACAGGCGATCGCGCCTCTAGGCAAACCGGGTTTGAACCGGAACTCGGCGGACAGTGGCGCAATGCCCCGGAGCGCAGTGGCTTTGAACCGGAACTGGGCGGGCGCGATCGCC
The window above is part of the Synechococcales cyanobacterium T60_A2020_003 genome. Proteins encoded here:
- a CDS encoding PhoD-like phosphatase gives rise to the protein MVWLPLRDRLSSLPLVLAGPILRRTEPERVTVWVALRESWGVTLTVYATDEAGQVITRRILQGSRQTIALGQHLHLVAVTAIAPPNQSDADSTLHPGQIYAYDLAFTCSDPSPNQTLREALHGSGESPISMSYFEHGLPTFALPPQDIEQLRIVHGSCRKIHGYGQDTLPILDDLIGASADQPNQRPHQLFFTGDQIYGDDVADPMLYITQDAATTLLGWQEQLPLHPGRTPSHLHPSDLPPGHRSAIAAQQGGFTAGIRNKADYADSHLFSFGEYCTTYLLSWSPVLWSGVPRGEDIHLDHRQRKEWKRESIGIENFAKMLWKVRRALANVPTYMIFDDHDISDDWYLNQAWCLRVLGKPLGYRTVQNGLLAYTLCQGWGNTPEQFESGQIGEKLLCAAEQWCASESLDLETGRAIAQYLGLPPSDPATGLPLLRLEGDVWILDHAPESLRWYYTVRSDRHEVIVLDTRTWRGYPSNDQAIAPPMLLSPSAFQAQVKDALDESDRLNAEGQTSIDLTILVAPTNLVSLQVIDWVQHRQLHQGNVFDNDVGDAWNIHKSAFSRFLKTLFAQREQVVILSGDIHYGAMVRLNYWWYESGKTTAHVLTQLTSSALKNAEWKTRAVHTKLKCLVPEGDRELMGWSDRAEQIEIQTIQGLVWWMKRQAPGKPPTIQKFRLKTQRQVGVERAMALTQCEVPPDWHYRIEWIRRPPAQLFRRSVSWVLSLQPKRSSRFKQWLLGLWRNRWMQEGPEVVGEANLGVVQVHWSDHPKYRTVKQDLYWYASWNWGDIVFSRFQTQLPLPTTSETLETATQRRPDARL
- a CDS encoding HNH endonuclease; the encoded protein is MSKVLVLNASYEPLNITSWRRAIVLLIKGKAEQVEHNGKIVYADFPLPTVIRLRHYVRVPYKEIPLTRRNILHRDGHSCQYCGYSGDDLTLDHVVPRSRGGNDTWENIVTACVRCNVKKGNRTPREANMLLRHAPHRPHSSLYFEVTKHIKSGTHQEWQKYVIGA
- a CDS encoding DUF1257 domain-containing protein; amino-acid sequence: MSHFSQIKTQLRDLTSLQSALTDVGIDWKAGPQEIRGYQGQTHAAAIAIEQDNGYDIGFSWNGQEYELVADLQYWQQPLSVQGFLNQISQRYAFHTVMTETTRQGFQLTEQQQNPDGSIRLVLQRWSA
- a CDS encoding DUF2997 domain-containing protein codes for the protein METLEFIIHPDGRVQEKVTGIQGSSCAEVTAALEQQLGIVIKQDTTSEYYNQPSVQAVSESTYATRSEW
- a CDS encoding pentapeptide repeat-containing protein, yielding MKRIIFLTLAALVPTLFVAAPARAENPDHVEQLLRTGACYVCDLENADLTGAHLIGADLREANLQGTNLSRTNLEGADLAGANLEGANLAGAFLTNAVMTDANLNSVDFTDVTMYHADVTGASVDGITLTNAQVYGTNISVGGD